The Borrelia duttonii Ly genome segment AATGCCATTCTCAATTATATATTGTTCTGCAAGAATCCCCTTCTCCATAGCATTTGCTAGTCTTAAGTAAGCATACACTTGAGTTTTAGCCATCCTATAATCTTTTATAAAACTATCAAAGTGTTTATGACCATCAAGCTTATAATATTCATTATCTTTTATTTCTTTTAAAATTCTAATATTTTCTATCTTATAATAAATTTCTTTCCTTGCATTTTGCTTAAGTTTTTCCTTTAATTCATTATAGCGAATCAAACTTTCCTGTTTTAAATTTATTAATTTAACATCTTTATTAGCATGTAAAACTCTATTACTTAAAACAACATTCTTCATTTTGGCTCCTTTGAAAGTGCGTTTAACGCACTATTAATTTCTTAGTCAAAAAACTTTCCAATGCACTTCCATAATCTTTTATATAATCTTTGTTTAAATCAAAAACATCATTCTTTGATATCCTCTTATTCAAGTCCTCTCTCTCATGTATAAAACCTAAAAATCCTCTCTTAGACTGTATATATTCTAACAATTCCTTATGTGTGTTATTATTTTTAAATCTAGTTATGAGGATAAAAATTGGAAGATTTATCCTCAACTCTTTCATATAAAATTCTATTAATTCCAAACTCTCAACTGCCCATTTTTCTGCTGTCATTGGAACTATTATATAGCCACTGCATATCAAAGCATTTGCCAATGTAGCATCTAAACTAGGATTAGTATCTAATACGACATAATCATATTCATTTTGAAGGAAAAATAAACACTCTTTTAACCTTAATTCTTTTAAAGGAATTGCTTCTCTAATAAATTTATGTAAATGAATATAACTTGGAATGAAATCTAGATTATTATCTATATTAACTATCGAATCATTAATGTCTAATGTTTCATTTAAAACTCTATAGATATTGATATTGACAACGTCAATATCATTTTCTATTAATTTTTCATGATAATAACTAGTAGTTGATGCTTGTGTATCAATATCTACTAAAAGTACTTTATACTTTTTTGACAACAATGTTGCAAATATGATTGCACTTGTGCTTTTCCCAACACCACCCTTGATTGATGCAATCGTAATTACCTCTGGTTTTTTTCTATCCATTTCGTTATAATTCCTCCATCCGGTAATCTTTTATCATAGAATTTATACACCTCGTCTTCCAATTTCATAATTCTTTCAAGCAAAGTTTGAACATATTTTTTTGTAAATTTTTCTTTTTTTATTAAGGAATGAATAGCCTTTATATAGCAAAAAATACTTCCCTTTTTAAATCGAAATTCTATGTAGTAAGGCTTATATATTTTAGTTGTGACATCTGATTTTTTTGTATCATCTTTATACCTAAGTATAAATGAAGTTTTAAGCCTCTTAAACCCGTAAAACATACCTAAAAATCTATCTTCTTCTTTTTCAATACTAAATAAACGAAAAGTACTTTTTTTGTCGCTGTTAAATACACCTCGCAAAGCAACAAAAAATTTATCTTCTTCTCTCCGATTAACGCCGAAAGCAAAAAGATCGTTAAATATCTTTGTATGATATATTGTTCTGGCATCTTCCTTTTCTATTTTGGAAAAAGAATCATTAAAATTTTTTTTTGGTTTAGATTCTAGATTTTTCAATTGGCATATCATATTTTTTCTTTCAAATTCCGTTAATAATTTATTTGTTTTTTTCACTTTCTAACCATTTTTTTGTTTTTATAATTGCTTCTTCATAACGTTTTTTGTTTTTATTTTCTTCTATTTTATCTAAGTATCTCATTGTTTTCCATTTAGATGTATTACTTATTAGCAAATTTATATCTTTTGTATCTTTAATATTTATATCTTTATTATTAATTATATTATGACTGACATTTTTAGTTACATTTTTAGATTTATAAGTTTTGTACCCTATATTTTTAAAATATTTTTTTTGTGTTTCCTTTGTAAATTTATATATTGCATTTGCATCATGCTCAATAATGTCTTGTTTGTTTTCAATGAAACGTTTTAAGTTATTTTGACTGTATTTATTTACTGTATACCTTATGTATGAGCCGTTCCCTTCGCCCAATCTTAATAGAGTTTTTTGAATAATACCTTTATTACATAGCAAGGCTAAATCTTTTCTAAGGGTTCTGAGTGTAATTATTTTAAGTTCGTCTTTAGTTAGAAAACGGTTTAATGTATTTAAAATAATGGTTTGATTATATTTGATAGTGTTCTTTTGAAAGTACCTAATTATTGATACTATTTTGTAATACCTAATTTGATACTTTTTTGATAGTTGTGTGTAGTTTTGAACTTTTTGACTTGTATGCATTGCTAATCTCCTTTGAAATAGGTTATCCCCCAATCTTATTGTACATGGTTTTTATCTAGAAGTAAATATCTAAATTTCTATTTTTTTCTTATAAATTCTTATAAATTTTAATATAAACATATTATTTTTAAGTTTAAGTTTAGTGATATTTATTTTATAAATGGGATATCATTCGTTTTAATAATGCATTAAAATTCATAATCATTATTGAATTTATATATACTCAAAAGTTAACTTATTATATAATAATTAATAAAGAGATTTTCTATGTTGCATTCACAAGCAGTAATTACGCAAGAAATGGTTTTAAGTGAACTCGTTAAAGCTGGCATAAATAGAGACATTGCTACTGATTTATCTTACAGGTATTATAAAAATGAGCTTACTGCTAAGGATCTTGAATATTTAAAAGAAAATTTTGACATAAAATTAAAAATGTTAGAGCGTAGTTTAAAGGCTGAGATTATATCTGTTAAAACCGAATTTGATAATAAGATAGATACTAAATTTACAGAACTTGACAATAAGATAAATACTATTGAGATTAATTTAAATGCTAAGATAGATAAAGTAAGGGATGAGTTAAAATTAGATATTAAAGAACTTGATAATAAAGTGGATACTAAATTCAGTGAGCTTGATAATAATATAGAGCTTGTGAGGAAAGATATAGAAATAGAATAAGTTGGAGATTGATACTAAGCTTGGCAAGGCCATATCAGAATTTAAGAGTACATCTAGATTACATAATTGGATGTTTGGTACTATTATTACCCTTAATGTAAGAATTTTTTTGACATTAATTTCAATAATATATTCAGTTTTGAGTAAATAATTTTGAAATTTTGATTTCATTGAGAATTTTTGACTAATACAGATATATGACTATTTTTATTACTTATGTATTAACTTTATTGTATTATTTTGTATTTTAACTACTTTTTAATAGTAATATTTTTTCTTTTTTTTAAAATATGTGATATATATATAATTTATATTATAAAAATATAAATTAAGAACGGAGGTTTAAATGAAAAAACCATTAGGTTTATTAATAATGATTAATTTATTTATGGGGTGTGATAGTAACAGTATTCTTGGTTTAGGCAAATTGATAGATAAACATAAGGATACTGGTAGTAATATACTTGGATTAGGTAAATTATCAGATGAGAGTAAGGATGCTTTATTAGATTCAGCATTAACACTTGGACAAGAAGTGTTGCAAGTTGGAAAAGAAATAGCTCCTAAAGTAGTAAATATGGGAGAAGAAGTAGTATCAGGAGCATTAGAATTAGGACAAGAAATGTTACAAATGGGACAAAATTTAGGGGAGGTAATAGTTCCGGGAGCAATACAAGCAGGTCAAGTGATATTGCCAGGAGTGTTACATGCGGGTCAAATTGTAGTTCCAGGGTTATTGGAGACAGGGAAAGTAATAGGACGAGGTTTTCAAGATATTTTTTGGTTTGTTGGGAATGTTGTTGGTGATATGTTAGAAGATTTGCTTGTTAAGGCAGATATTAAGTCTACTGATAAGAGAAGTAAGGTAAAAGAACACTTTGAAAAGGTGAAAAGTCAATTAGAAGCTACTAAAAATAAAGTAGATGGTTCATCTGGAGTTGTTGGAAATGATACAGTGATTGATAAATTAATTACTGCTGTAGGGAAATTAGCTAATGCTGTTGGTGATGATAAGATTGATATTGGGGCAATCAGTGATAGTAGTACTAAAGCTTCTATTGTTTCTGATAGAGCAAGCGTTCAATCTATCATTGAAGGGATTAAAGAAATAGTTGATATTGCTAAAAAGTCAGGTGTAAATGTTTCAACAGAAGATGCTGGTGCTACTGTTACTGCTTCTTCTCAAACTGATGCTACTGCTGCTCTTAATAGTGGTAAAGATGGTGCGCAAGAGGGAGCTGGCGCTAAACTTGCTCAAGAAGTTTCCAAAGCTGACCCATGGGCAATGATTGATAAAATATGCAATGCTAATGTTAAAGATGGTAATCTTGATGGTAATAATAGTAATGCTGGGGAATTGGTTACTGGTTTTGTTAACACTCCTAATGGTATTGGTGCAAAAACTAATGCAGACTTTGCAGCTGCTGTTGCATTAAAGGCAATGAGTAAAGATGGTAAATTTGCTGTTAAGGATAATGATTCTAATAGTGAGGATGCTAATAAAATTAAAAATGCTGCAGCTGAGGCTGTTAATAAATTATTAGATACACTTGGTTTAATTATTAGAAGAACAGTTAGAATGGAGATTGGTAAAGTTGACAGTAAGGTTAACAAGGTGGTAGCTAAAAAATAAGTTACTTTGTTTGATATTCTAATATTTGCTATTAAATTGTTATTGTTTGATAGTAGTTATAGTGTAATATAAATTTATTTGGATGGCCTATATAGAGGAAGGAATGATTATAAGTAATAATGCCTTTTCTATGTGGTGCTGTCCATTTTAAATTAAATGGTCTTTTTGATAAAATTAATTTTGTGGAAAAATGTCAACCTTGAAATGTCATTAAAAGATTGAACTAACAATAAGATTATTAGTTCATATAAATAGGATAAAGTTAAAGAGATTATATTAATGGGTAATGATGGTAGTGATGGGATGTAATAGTTGAGTAGTAGAAGAGGGTAAAGGGAGTTTTGAGAATAAGTTTTTAAAGTCAATGAGTGAAAGTTAGTAATGAATTTTTGGATGTTTTTACTTTTTTTGTGGATATAGTAGGGAGTGTATTGGGGTTGAATGTTGAGAGTAAGAAGTCGGATGTAGGGAAATATTTTAAGACAGTACAGGAGACTTTGCAAGGGATAAAGGATGGACTTAATAAAATTGTTAGTGAGATGAAGGCAGAAAAGAATCCGAATGCTGCAGCTACTGAGAGTGCAGTGAAGACATTAGTTGAGAGTAAACTAGATAAGATAATTGGAGGAGCAAAGGAAGCAAGTGAAGCTATTGGTGATACTAGTGAGTTAATAGGAAATGTAGCTGATAATAATGCTGGCGGTACTGCTGGTGATATTGATAGTTTAGTGAAAGGAATTAAAGGTATAGTAGAAGTGGTACTTAAAAAAGAAGGAAATGCTGAAGCTGGGGATGATAAAAAGGCTGAGGATGGTAATACTGCAAGGAATAATGATGGTGCAGGTAAATTATTTGATGGTACTACTGGATCTGGAGCGGATGATAAAAAATCAGCAACTGATGCATCAAAGGCTGTTGGAGCCGTAACTGGAGCTGATGTATTAAAAGCTATGGTTAGAGATAGTGGTAATGCTGCTAAATTAGCTAAGCATAGTGCCGCTATTGCAGCTGCTAATGTTAATGCTCCTAAAGATGTGGAAGTTGCAGGAGGTATAGCATTAAGAGCTATAGCTAAGAATGGTAAATTTGCTAATGGTGACAATGCTAATGATGCAAAAAAAATGATAGAAAGAGCAATAGTAAGTGTTGTGACTAAAGCATTAGATACATTAACTGTAGCAATAAGAAAGACAATTGATTTGGGACTTAAGGAAGTAAAGAATGTAATAAAAATTAATAATGATACTCCTTCATCATCTGAAAAGAGTGTTTCTGGTGGTGGAAATTGATAGCACTATATAACTAAATAATAAAATGAAAAAAATAAAGTTAAAGTTATAAAAGAAAGATACTGCGAGTTAATCTCTTGGTATCTTTTATTTTGTAGTGTCAAATAAAGATGTGTTTTGTATATTATTTTTTTATTAATATCATTATTCTTATTGTGAGGTATATTAGACATTTGAAAAAATCAAATAACCATCTATAGTTTTATATAATATAGTATGAAAGTATAATCTTAAATTTAGAAGACTCATTATGTAATGTAAATATAAAACGCTCAATGATATAGATTTTGTATTTTTACATTGATAATATGTGTTAATAAAATCAATCATTAATTTTTATATGGTTAATTGAAGGGAAGGATTTTTGGACGTTTTTGTCACTTTTGGGGATATGATTACTGAGACGTTAGGAATCAAGGCAGATACTAAGAAGAGTGATATTGAAGCATATTTTAGTGAGATTGAGAATACAATAAAGATACTTAAAGTGAGATTGTGAAAAATTGTAGGAGAATATGGGCATTATGTTAGGGCTAAAGAAAATGTAGAGAAATTTATTGGGAAGATAAGTAAGATCGAGGAGTGAGCAAAGGAAGCGGCTTTGGGAGCTAGCTAGTGGTAGTGTTAATATTATTATTGGTAATGCTACTGCTTTTAGACAAGATGTATTACATGAAGATTTTAATAGCATAAATAAATAAATAAATAAATAAATATATATATATATATATATATATTTATTTATGAATAAAGGTCATTATTGTAGTAGTATTGAAAGAGAATGAATGTAAAGCTGTTTCTACTAAGACTGATGGAGAGCAGTATAAGACAATTGGTAAGTTGTTTGAAAAGCGGGATAATGTTAGTGAGGCAAAAGCAGCAGTAGCAAGTGCAGTAGTATGGTTTTAGGAATTTTTAGTGTTTTTGGGAGTGCAATAGGAGATACATTAGGATTTAGTGTGGTGAAATCGGGATATAAGAGAGATAAGATAGTAGAATATTTTGAGAAGATAAAAAAAGGATTGGAAGTGATTAATGAAAAGTTGCAAGGGCTAGCAGGTGAAATTTCTGGTGCAAAGAATGTTGGTGTGAACACAATTGGAGTTGTCAAGGGTTCCATTAAAGAAGCAAATGAAGTTTTTGAGACCAGTTAACTAGTTAATTGGGGCTTTAACTAAATTGGTTGGTGTTGCAAAAGGGTAATATTGGTATTGCTGATGATGTTGCTGGTGTTAGTGCGGTTGGGGCTGATAAGGCTAGCGTGTAGATTGTAATTGAAAGTGTAAAAAAGTTGTTGATGTAGCAAAACAATCTGGTATAGAAGTCAATTTTGGAGATGCTGGTGGTGTGGTGGTTCATACAGATTGACCTAGAGTGTTGACTTACAAGCAAGAAATAATTCTGGAGCAAATAAATTATTTAGTTAATGTTAAGTTGACTTAGGAAGTGACTAAAGTAGATCTTTGGGTTATGATTAATAAAATTAAAAATAGTATTCTAAAATGTGCAAAAGTAAAACAACCTTAGGGGGAAATGGTTTTATTTATATATTGGTGATAATCATATTAACATTGTATTTTATGATAATTTTAAATATGCAAAACATATTGTTTGGGATATTTAATCGATAATTAGACATTATACAAAATAAAACTTGACATACCCATGTTCAAATATTATAATGTGTGTGTTGGTGGTTAATAAGTTAAAAGTTTGAAATAATTTATCAATTTAATTTTTAATAGAAATTGATATTTTTATGATAAGGAGAATATTTGAAACAAAAAGATTTCATTATATCGATAATGTTTGTTGTGATAAATTTGTTACTGATATCTTGTGGCTCCCCAAAAAAGTATGTTTCTAGTAGCATTGTTATTAGTAGTAATACAACTCCAGAACAAAAAAATATGCAAAAAGAACAGAAAGAAAAAGAAAAAGAAAAAGAAATTGCAGATATTAAAAGAGAGATTCCTAATAAGGTAATGGATATTTTAAAAATACATTATGGTAAAAGTTGGGATGAATTTGCACAAATTATTCAAGTGGTAGGCCCTGGATTGGTTAGTCCCAATGAAATATTTAACATGTTTATAATTGAAGATGCTTCAAAGAATATCCTGTATACAGAAAACGTGATACTAAGAAATGAATTTTACTTAGCTCTTGAATATGATCTTAATTTGATGGCACCCTTTATAGATATTTATTATAATATAGATAATGGTTCTACTTTTTATGTTTCAGAAAGTTCATTAAGATGCAAATCATTTATGAATGAATTTAAAAACAATATAATTGAACAATCAAGGAACTATGCTAAAGCATATTACATAGATGTATATGAAGCTTTAAAAGCTAAACAAAATAAACTTGATATGTTATCTCTACAAGATTTAAAGTTATTAAAAACCAAATTGGAAAAACTTGAATCATCTAAAAGAGAATTAATAACAGGAGTAATACGAAAATTTGTGAATGATTACAACAATGATATAGCCACAGAGTTTTTCATAATTCAATTAAATGGAGAATTGCGGACTAGAGTTTTTGACCTTCATAAAGTTCAACCGTATTTTGAAGAAAAGTTCGAAAACTTTGAAGCCAAATGTAGTGTTGTTATAGCTTTAGCTAATGAAATTAAAGGTGTCTTAGACAAGATAAAGATAAATTAAATATTATTAAATTTATGATTTTTGCTTAAAAGAGTGATTTTGTATAAAATCTAGTAAGGCCATTAGTTATGAAGTTTAATTGATATGCATATATAACACAATATTATATTGTATTATATCATAATTCTCATAATTAAACGTCAATAAATTAGTTAACAAGTAATTATTGTCATAACTAACTAAGTGCAACTAGAATTTTTGTTTTTTATAATATTTGAAATATTAATGAATAGTTGTTGCTATTTTAGATTAAATTTATTAATTTAGTGATAATTAAGAGAGATTAAAAGTATAATATGTTAACAACATGTTAATTTGTTATACTAGTATAGTATCTTGTTACTATTAAGAGGGTTTTGTTTTATTATGAAAGATATTAAATTTCCTAAAAAAAAGAAAGGTTTTAGAGATGAAGAAATTGATATGGAAGCGTTTATAG includes the following:
- a CDS encoding variable large family protein codes for the protein MKKPLGLLIMINLFMGCDSNSILGLGKLIDKHKDTGSNILGLGKLSDESKDALLDSALTLGQEVLQVGKEIAPKVVNMGEEVVSGALELGQEMLQMGQNLGEVIVPGAIQAGQVILPGVLHAGQIVVPGLLETGKVIGRGFQDIFWFVGNVVGDMLEDLLVKADIKSTDKRSKVKEHFEKVKSQLEATKNKVDGSSGVVGNDTVIDKLITAVGKLANAVGDDKIDIGAISDSSTKASIVSDRASVQSIIEGIKEIVDIAKKSGVNVSTEDAGATVTASSQTDATAALNSGKDGAQEGAGAKLAQEVSKADPWAMIDKICNANVKDGNLDGNNSNAGELVTGFVNTPNGIGAKTNADFAAAVALKAMSKDGKFAVKDNDSNSEDANKIKNAAAEAVNKLLDTLGLIIRRTVRMEIGKVDSKVNKVVAKK
- a CDS encoding ParA family protein — protein: MDRKKPEVITIASIKGGVGKSTSAIIFATLLSKKYKVLLVDIDTQASTTSYYHEKLIENDIDVVNINIYRVLNETLDINDSIVNIDNNLDFIPSYIHLHKFIREAIPLKELRLKECLFFLQNEYDYVVLDTNPSLDATLANALICSGYIIVPMTAEKWAVESLELIEFYMKELRINLPIFILITRFKNNNTHKELLEYIQSKRGFLGFIHEREDLNKRISKNDVFDLNKDYIKDYGSALESFLTKKLIVR
- a CDS encoding DUF226 domain-containing protein, with translation MKKTNKLLTEFERKNMICQLKNLESKPKKNFNDSFSKIEKEDARTIYHTKIFNDLFAFGVNRREEDKFFVALRGVFNSDKKSTFRLFSIEKEEDRFLGMFYGFKRLKTSFILRYKDDTKKSDVTTKIYKPYYIEFRFKKGSIFCYIKAIHSLIKKEKFTKKYVQTLLERIMKLEDEVYKFYDKRLPDGGIITKWIEKNQR
- a CDS encoding chromosome replication/partitioning protein, which translates into the protein MKNVVLSNRVLHANKDVKLINLKQESLIRYNELKEKLKQNARKEIYYKIENIRILKEIKDNEYYKLDGHKHFDSFIKDYRMAKTQVYAYLRLANAMEKGILAEQYIIENGINESLAIIKNKKTIKTKKIRRSSINSLSFKLKNQASYDFYKNNVKFIAFMLDTIFLNDRNYLQKLFQKYSNLHLDKKVVNIADLLEKFQ
- a CDS encoding plasmid maintenance protein; protein product: MHTSQKVQNYTQLSKKYQIRYYKIVSIIRYFQKNTIKYNQTIILNTLNRFLTKDELKIITLRTLRKDLALLCNKGIIQKTLLRLGEGNGSYIRYTVNKYSQNNLKRFIENKQDIIEHDANAIYKFTKETQKKYFKNIGYKTYKSKNVTKNVSHNIINNKDINIKDTKDINLLISNTSKWKTMRYLDKIEENKNKKRYEEAIIKTKKWLESEKNK
- a CDS encoding virulence associated lipoprotein; this encodes MKQKDFIISIMFVVINLLLISCGSPKKYVSSSIVISSNTTPEQKNMQKEQKEKEKEKEIADIKREIPNKVMDILKIHYGKSWDEFAQIIQVVGPGLVSPNEIFNMFIIEDASKNILYTENVILRNEFYLALEYDLNLMAPFIDIYYNIDNGSTFYVSESSLRCKSFMNEFKNNIIEQSRNYAKAYYIDVYEALKAKQNKLDMLSLQDLKLLKTKLEKLESSKRELITGVIRKFVNDYNNDIATEFFIIQLNGELRTRVFDLHKVQPYFEEKFENFEAKCSVVIALANEIKGVLDKIKIN
- the bdr gene encoding Bdr family repetitive protein, with amino-acid sequence MLHSQAVITQEMVLSELVKAGINRDIATDLSYRYYKNELTAKDLEYLKENFDIKLKMLERSLKAEIISVKTEFDNKIDTKFTELDNKINTIEINLNAKIDKVRDELKLDIKELDNKVDTKFSELDNNIELVRKDIEIE
- a CDS encoding variable large family protein, whose amino-acid sequence is MVLGIFSVFGSAIGDTLGFSVVKSGYKRDKIVEYFEKIKKGLEVINEKLQGLAGEISGAKNVGVNTIGVVKGSIKEANEVFETS